In Candidatus Eremiobacteraceae bacterium, a genomic segment contains:
- a CDS encoding inorganic phosphate transporter: protein MTYTAITGATDGGNLIAAAAASRTIPVTRAIVIITIGVFAGPLLFGTAVASTIGTGIADYSRLGPVLLGAGMIGAIGAQAVAYIARVPTSGSVALVGAMIGSLWAGPGLQVVHWGGVEKVAIALVASPVVGFAAGAFVYALLVALLAPLSRKAGDRVMRLQYAGVALQALGYGANDAEKTVGLLAAAAVVAGGASSFVVPFWVIALTALSFAAGMALGGLRIAKTMGNRLFSIRPQHALAFQFAAAATVLGAAAVGGPVSTTQTTASAIVGVGASANLRALHVRTAAKIVVSWFFTAPIAIGAGAAATALANLLFRG, encoded by the coding sequence GTGACGTACACCGCGATCACCGGCGCGACCGACGGCGGCAATCTCATCGCCGCGGCCGCGGCGAGCCGCACCATTCCGGTGACGCGCGCCATTGTGATCATCACGATCGGAGTGTTCGCTGGACCGCTGCTCTTCGGCACGGCTGTCGCTTCGACGATCGGTACGGGCATCGCTGACTACTCGCGCCTCGGGCCGGTGCTGCTCGGCGCCGGCATGATCGGCGCGATCGGTGCGCAAGCCGTCGCGTACATCGCGCGTGTACCGACGAGCGGCTCGGTCGCTTTGGTCGGCGCTATGATCGGCTCGCTGTGGGCAGGACCGGGCCTCCAGGTCGTGCATTGGGGCGGCGTCGAGAAAGTCGCGATCGCATTGGTCGCATCGCCGGTAGTCGGATTCGCGGCAGGTGCGTTCGTCTATGCACTCCTGGTCGCGCTCCTCGCGCCGCTTTCACGCAAAGCCGGAGACCGCGTGATGCGCCTGCAGTACGCGGGAGTCGCGTTGCAAGCTCTCGGCTACGGCGCGAATGACGCCGAGAAGACAGTCGGACTTCTTGCCGCGGCAGCCGTCGTCGCGGGCGGGGCGTCGTCATTCGTCGTTCCGTTCTGGGTGATCGCGCTCACCGCGCTTTCGTTCGCCGCGGGGATGGCGCTGGGCGGATTGCGAATCGCGAAGACGATGGGTAATCGTCTTTTCTCTATCCGACCGCAGCACGCGCTCGCATTTCAGTTCGCTGCTGCCGCGACCGTGTTGGGCGCCGCGGCGGTCGGCGGGCCGGTCAGCACGACGCAGACGACGGCGAGCGCCATCGTCGGCGTCGGCGCGAGCGCGAATCTGCGAGCGCTGCACGTGCGGACGGCCGCGAAGATCGTGGTCTCCTGGTTTTTCACCGCTCCGATCGCCATCGGCGCCGGCGCCGCGGCCACCGCGCTGGCAAACTTGCTGTTCCGAGGATAG
- a CDS encoding DUF47 family protein, with product MWLTNLFGSAHGDRFFRLLREHTRVLCEVAELLVRFVAGGDSSLPEVIDMLEHRSDELVMRMTEALKDTFVTPIDRQDLYGLTEAIDDMVVYLNNASREIGLMRVTPTPQMIEMAKILAQAARDVDRGIDALTDDPVQASDAGRAVMHAESLVENIYRDVICTLFDAEDLHRALKLREIYRHLSNCADRADSTGRLIGKIVVKTT from the coding sequence ATGTGGTTGACCAATCTGTTCGGCTCGGCGCATGGCGACAGGTTTTTCCGATTATTGCGCGAGCACACGCGCGTGTTGTGCGAAGTCGCCGAGCTGCTGGTGCGCTTTGTCGCGGGCGGTGATTCCTCGCTGCCCGAAGTGATCGACATGCTCGAACATCGCAGCGACGAACTCGTCATGCGCATGACCGAGGCGCTCAAGGACACTTTCGTCACGCCGATCGATCGCCAGGATCTCTACGGTCTCACCGAAGCGATAGACGACATGGTCGTTTATCTGAACAACGCATCGCGCGAGATCGGGCTGATGCGCGTGACGCCGACCCCGCAGATGATCGAAATGGCGAAAATCCTCGCTCAGGCGGCGCGCGACGTCGACCGCGGCATCGATGCCCTCACCGACGATCCGGTTCAAGCGTCGGACGCCGGACGCGCCGTGATGCACGCCGAGAGTTTAGTGGAGAATATCTACCGGGATGTGATCTGCACGCTTTTCGATGCCGAAGACTTGCACCGCGCGCTCAAACTGCGCGAGATCTACCGCCATCTGAGCAACTGCGCGGATCGCGCGGATTCCACCGGTCGGCTGATCGGCAAGATCGTGGTGAAGACGACGTAA
- the rocF gene encoding arginase: MTERRAKRIDLIGVPIDLGAGRRGVRLGPDALRAAKLKEQLEALGCEVRDRGDVGVPRATHEEPGGLGMPRYVDVVRTACANTADAVEASLRDGAFPIVLGGDHSLATGALAGTARVVGAQGLIWIDAHADLNSPASTPTGNLHGMSLASAMGDAPDIFPPAQFHTPAVDPKRTVFIGLRDLDERERQVIRERGMVAFTMTDVDRYGMAELINRAIQTAGRGPASAHISLDIDAVDASFAPGTGTPVPGGLTYREAHLAMEMLAESGVAHSMELTEVNPILDDHNATARLAAGLICSLLGKRIL; this comes from the coding sequence ATGACTGAGCGGCGCGCTAAACGCATCGATCTTATCGGCGTTCCGATCGACCTCGGTGCCGGCCGGCGCGGCGTGCGTCTCGGTCCGGACGCGCTTCGGGCAGCGAAACTGAAAGAACAGCTCGAGGCGCTCGGCTGCGAGGTGCGCGACCGCGGGGACGTCGGGGTTCCGCGCGCCACCCATGAAGAACCGGGCGGACTTGGCATGCCGCGATACGTCGACGTAGTCCGCACCGCGTGCGCCAATACCGCCGATGCGGTCGAGGCGTCGCTGCGAGACGGAGCATTCCCGATTGTCTTGGGCGGCGACCACTCACTGGCGACGGGCGCGCTCGCAGGAACCGCCCGCGTTGTCGGCGCTCAGGGGCTCATCTGGATCGACGCGCATGCCGATCTGAATTCGCCCGCGTCGACGCCCACCGGCAATCTGCACGGCATGTCACTTGCCTCAGCGATGGGTGACGCGCCGGATATCTTCCCGCCGGCTCAGTTTCATACGCCGGCGGTCGATCCGAAACGCACGGTCTTCATCGGGCTGCGCGATTTGGACGAACGCGAGCGTCAGGTGATCCGCGAACGCGGTATGGTCGCGTTCACGATGACGGATGTCGACCGGTACGGCATGGCAGAACTGATCAACCGCGCTATTCAGACTGCGGGTCGCGGTCCGGCAAGTGCGCACATCAGCCTCGACATCGATGCGGTCGATGCGTCGTTCGCACCGGGGACGGGAACGCCGGTACCGGGCGGCCTCACGTATCGCGAGGCGCACCTTGCGATGGAGATGCTCGCAGAGAGCGGCGTCGCGCACTCGATGGAGCTCACCGAAGTCAACCCGATCCTCGACGACCACAACGCGACAGCCCGTCTTGCCGCCGGCCTCATCTGCTCCCTCTTGGGCAAACGCATACTCTAG